CATTGTGAAATTGTGGAATCGAGTACAAATGGACGCACCGCATCATGGACAGCAATAAGGTCAGCCTCATCCAGCACTACCATCAGCGCATTATAAATGGAGTGTTGACGCTCCCTGCCGCCGCTCACAACATCAACTGAAATATCCGGAAATTTCCGTTTCAGCAGTTTACGGGTCTGTTCCTCATATTGTGACGAGGTTGATACGATAACCTGGCAAAGACCTGAAATTTCCGAAAATGCTGAAAGCGTTCTCTCCAGAATAGTTATACCTTTCAGCTCCAGATACGGCTTGGGAGTTTCTGACTGCATCCTCTTGCCTTGTCCAGCCGCCGGTATAATCAATGAAAATGCCGGATTGGTCACAAAAACTCCGTTTAGAGGATCAGCATCGCATCACCAAAAGTGAAAAAACGGTAATCATTCTCTTTGGCTTCTTCATACGCCTTCATAATGAAATCGTAACTGCCAAATGCTGCTGCGAGCATTAAAAGAGTTGATTCAGGTCTGTGAAAATTGGTAATTACCGCTTCAGTGATTTTAAAATCGTAATCAGGATAAATAAACTTATCAGTCCACCCTGTTCCCGGTTTCGACATACCACTTGCCATCACGCTGGTTTCGATAACCCGAACCGCGGATGTGCCGCATGCAATAACCTTATTTTTTTTACTCTTCAGAGCCGTATTAATTTTATCAGAAGTATCTTTAGAGATCAGGAAGTTTTCAGAATCCATTCTGTGCTTGGTAAGATCTTCCACTTCAACATTACGGAACGTTCCCCATCCGATATGAAGAGTTACCGGCAAAAATTCGGCGCCTTTTTTCTCAATTTTCTCAACAAGTTCTTCTGTGAAATGCATTCCAGCCGTTGGGGCCGCCACAGCACCGCGTTCTTTGGCAAAAATGGTTTGATAGCGTTCTTTATCGCCCTCCACAGGTTCCCGTTCGATGTATGGTGGAAGCGGCATGTCGCCGATTTCGTCTAATCTTTCATATAACTCTTCATTCGATCCTTCA
This portion of the Rhodohalobacter sp. SW132 genome encodes:
- the ispD gene encoding 2-C-methyl-D-erythritol 4-phosphate cytidylyltransferase, whose product is MTNPAFSLIIPAAGQGKRMQSETPKPYLELKGITILERTLSAFSEISGLCQVIVSTSSQYEEQTRKLLKRKFPDISVDVVSGGRERQHSIYNALMVVLDEADLIAVHDAVRPFVLDSTISQCLRKAYETGGAIPGVPVKDTIKRVDSKGFITQTPDRTDLWQAQTPQIFKKEILLKAYKNAIKKDFLGTDDASLVEAIGERVSVVKGNRNNFKITYPLDFRIAELLTDENYHG
- the queA gene encoding tRNA preQ1(34) S-adenosylmethionine ribosyltransferase-isomerase QueA, coding for MKLTDFKFEIEDFNVPEEPVNPRDSSKLMVLNREDQSIKHETFADIHKYVNEGDVIIYNNTKVFPAKLKGKKEKTDADIEVFLLRELMPENMLWDVLVEPARKIRIGNKLYFGEDLMAEVVDNTTSRGRTIRFLYEGSNEELYERLDEIGDMPLPPYIEREPVEGDKERYQTIFAKERGAVAAPTAGMHFTEELVEKIEKKGAEFLPVTLHIGWGTFRNVEVEDLTKHRMDSENFLISKDTSDKINTALKSKKNKVIACGTSAVRVIETSVMASGMSKPGTGWTDKFIYPDYDFKITEAVITNFHRPESTLLMLAAAFGSYDFIMKAYEEAKENDYRFFTFGDAMLIL